In the Phaeobacter gallaeciensis genome, one interval contains:
- a CDS encoding tripartite tricarboxylate transporter TctB family protein, producing MALDRWIALVILLISLTYGYAAYFTMDAGLPPFMKFNAIWPSTFPKVLSVLAAICALIIVLSPQKGDSGPKVGDIDHRRLGDYKLGQALALLALMVAYALLLRPAGFLISTVGFLTLGAVILGERKLHVLLPIAALAAGGVWYLVQEVLGIFLSPWPIFFGVGG from the coding sequence ATGGCGCTTGATCGATGGATCGCGCTGGTCATCCTGCTGATCAGCCTCACCTATGGCTATGCGGCCTATTTCACCATGGACGCAGGCCTTCCGCCCTTCATGAAATTCAATGCCATCTGGCCCAGCACCTTTCCCAAGGTCCTGTCGGTGCTGGCGGCAATCTGCGCCCTGATCATTGTGTTGAGCCCGCAAAAGGGCGACAGCGGGCCCAAGGTCGGCGATATCGATCACCGGCGGCTTGGCGATTATAAGCTGGGGCAGGCGCTGGCGCTGCTGGCCCTGATGGTGGCCTATGCGCTCTTGCTGCGGCCCGCCGGGTTCCTGATCTCCACGGTGGGCTTCCTGACCCTTGGCGCGGTGATCCTGGGTGAGCGCAAGCTGCACGTCCTGCTGCCCATTGCGGCGCTTGCGGCGGGCGGCGTCTGGTATCTGGTGCAAGAGGTTCTGGGGATCTTCCTCAGCCCCTGGCCGATCTTCTTTGGCGTGGGAGGCTGA
- a CDS encoding AMP-binding protein: MDMVFEALWSHAAERPQTVAFSGDGDSLTWADLAAEVTALAARLDGAPRTVGIALPGGCAYVVADLALTLTGRRQVPLPFFFAPEQIAHVIKDAGIGALITAPETAGQSALPEIPLSLSHTDAAALPAPTSAASKAERIIYTSGSSGRPKGVVIGSSQLQASLNALLPVVAPTHTDRHLSILPLAQLLEQICGIFLPILVGAETRFDFNATRTLFGAEIGPLTAAFARERPTTSLLAPALLGRWVQDLSSKDGRAPNSLRFVAVGGAASSPALLHAAEAVGIPAHEGYGLSECCAVVAMNRPGHNAIGTVGEILEGLDVQIIDDEITVAGPTVMTGYLNGDPPPARWHTGDLGRIENGRLIVDGRKDALIVTGAGRNISPEWVEQRINADPRVVSSALGLHQDGSLVLVVVAAAPISSADITAALEGIPPYAQPAAVIMTSPAEPGLLFAAGTPNRGVAARIIKNRPAQPLSQTAESLAS; encoded by the coding sequence ATGGACATGGTATTCGAGGCCCTGTGGAGTCACGCGGCAGAGCGCCCGCAAACGGTTGCCTTTTCCGGCGATGGCGACAGCCTGACCTGGGCCGATCTTGCCGCCGAAGTCACCGCGCTTGCGGCGCGGCTGGACGGTGCGCCGCGTACCGTTGGCATCGCCCTTCCGGGCGGCTGCGCCTATGTCGTGGCCGATCTGGCGCTAACCCTCACCGGCCGTCGGCAGGTGCCGCTGCCGTTTTTCTTTGCGCCCGAGCAGATTGCCCATGTGATCAAGGACGCCGGGATCGGCGCGCTGATCACCGCACCCGAAACCGCCGGGCAAAGCGCTTTGCCGGAGATCCCCCTGTCGCTCAGCCACACCGATGCCGCAGCACTACCAGCCCCGACCTCGGCAGCCTCCAAGGCAGAGCGGATCATCTACACCTCCGGCTCGTCCGGGCGCCCCAAGGGCGTTGTCATCGGAAGCAGCCAGTTGCAGGCCTCGCTGAATGCACTGCTGCCCGTGGTGGCCCCGACGCACACCGACCGCCACCTGTCGATCCTGCCCTTGGCGCAGCTTCTGGAACAGATCTGCGGCATATTCCTGCCCATTCTGGTGGGCGCGGAAACCCGGTTTGACTTCAACGCCACCCGCACTCTGTTCGGCGCCGAAATCGGACCATTGACCGCCGCCTTTGCCCGCGAAAGGCCCACCACCAGCCTGCTGGCGCCCGCGCTTCTGGGGCGCTGGGTTCAAGACCTCAGCAGCAAGGATGGCCGAGCTCCCAACTCGCTGCGCTTCGTGGCCGTTGGCGGCGCTGCCAGTTCGCCCGCGCTGCTGCACGCCGCCGAGGCTGTCGGCATCCCGGCGCACGAAGGCTACGGTCTGTCGGAATGCTGCGCCGTGGTGGCGATGAACCGCCCCGGACACAATGCCATCGGCACCGTCGGAGAGATTCTAGAAGGGCTCGACGTTCAGATCATCGACGACGAGATCACCGTCGCAGGCCCCACCGTGATGACTGGGTATCTTAATGGCGATCCGCCCCCTGCCCGCTGGCACACCGGCGATCTGGGCCGCATCGAAAACGGGCGTCTGATCGTGGACGGGCGCAAGGACGCGCTGATCGTCACCGGAGCCGGGCGCAACATCTCGCCCGAGTGGGTCGAGCAAAGGATCAACGCCGATCCCCGCGTCGTCAGCTCTGCCCTTGGCCTGCACCAGGACGGATCGCTGGTTCTCGTGGTCGTCGCCGCGGCTCCGATCAGCAGCGCAGACATCACCGCCGCACTGGAAGGGATCCCGCCCTATGCGCAGCCTGCGGCGGTAATCATGACCTCTCCGGCAGAGCCGGGCCTGCTCTTTGCGGCAGGCACCCCGAACCGCGGCGTCGCCGCCCGAATTATCAAGAACCGCCCGGCGCAGCCTCTTTCCCAGACAGCCGAAAGCCTTGCCTCATGA
- a CDS encoding MBL fold metallo-hydrolase, protein MKSLTLTLVLSVLPLAAFADVLEVQKVTDDVWALVGPKSQRNTENLGNNATFGVVVTSEGVVLMDPGGSWKGAEMIDATIDQITDQPVTYVIDTGGQDHRWLGNGYWQAQGATVIASEAAVADHKDRQSMQMTMLSQLLGDELAGTEPRYADVTFETGHDLTVGGLTFQITHHGQAHTPGDSFVWLKDRDVMFTGDIVYVERILGVGPQSNAKSWIETFEAMAAYEPTHVVPGHGHATTLEQARADTYEYLVNLRSQIGALIEEGGDIMDAPGVDQSAFAGLEQFDSLAGRNAQTVYEEMEWE, encoded by the coding sequence ATGAAATCACTTACCTTGACCCTTGTTCTGTCAGTCCTGCCGCTGGCCGCCTTCGCGGATGTGCTGGAGGTGCAGAAGGTTACCGATGATGTCTGGGCGCTGGTCGGCCCGAAAAGCCAACGCAACACTGAAAACCTTGGCAACAATGCCACCTTCGGCGTGGTGGTCACCTCCGAGGGGGTGGTGCTGATGGATCCCGGCGGTTCGTGGAAAGGCGCCGAGATGATTGACGCCACCATAGATCAGATCACCGATCAGCCGGTGACCTATGTGATCGACACCGGCGGGCAGGATCACCGCTGGCTGGGCAATGGTTACTGGCAGGCGCAGGGCGCAACCGTGATCGCATCCGAGGCCGCGGTGGCCGATCACAAGGACCGCCAGTCTATGCAGATGACGATGCTCTCGCAGCTTTTGGGGGATGAACTGGCAGGCACCGAGCCGCGCTATGCCGATGTGACCTTTGAAACGGGTCATGATCTCACGGTCGGTGGTCTGACCTTCCAGATCACCCATCACGGGCAGGCCCATACGCCGGGCGACAGTTTTGTCTGGCTCAAGGACCGGGATGTGATGTTCACCGGGGATATTGTTTATGTGGAGCGGATCCTTGGCGTCGGGCCGCAGTCAAATGCCAAAAGCTGGATCGAGACCTTTGAGGCGATGGCGGCCTATGAGCCGACCCATGTGGTTCCCGGCCATGGCCATGCCACCACGCTGGAACAGGCCCGCGCTGACACCTACGAATACCTTGTGAACCTGCGCTCCCAAATCGGTGCCCTGATCGAAGAGGGCGGTGATATCATGGACGCGCCCGGGGTTGATCAGTCTGCTTTTGCCGGGCTTGAGCAATTCGACAGTCTGGCCGGGCGCAATGCGCAGACGGTCTATGAGGAGATGGAGTGGGAATAA
- a CDS encoding ArsJ-associated glyceraldehyde-3-phosphate dehydrogenase, whose amino-acid sequence MTTYAVNGLGRIGKLALKPLLEQGAQIAWINDAVGDPEMHAHLLEFDTVHGRWDAEFSHDADSVTINDMRLPFIGTSDLSKLPLDGVDVVIDCTGVFKTEAKLAPYFDAGVKKVVVSAPVKDGDTANIVYGVNEDTYDPARHRIVTAASCTTNCLAPVVKVIHENLGIRHGSITTIHDVTNTQTIVDRPAKDLRRARSALNSLIPTTTGSATAITLIYPELTGRLNGHAVRVPLLNASLTDCVFEVERETTAEEVNALFKAAAEGELEGILGYETRPLVSTDYTNDKRSSIVDAPSTMVINGTQVKVYAWYDNEMGYAWRLVDVALMVGASL is encoded by the coding sequence ATGACCACATATGCTGTGAACGGCCTTGGCCGGATCGGAAAACTTGCCCTGAAACCGCTGCTGGAGCAGGGCGCGCAAATCGCCTGGATTAACGACGCGGTGGGTGATCCGGAAATGCACGCACATCTTCTGGAGTTCGACACGGTGCATGGACGCTGGGATGCAGAGTTTTCCCATGATGCAGACAGCGTGACGATCAATGACATGCGTCTTCCCTTCATCGGCACCTCCGATCTGTCCAAACTGCCGCTCGACGGCGTGGATGTGGTCATCGACTGCACCGGTGTGTTCAAGACAGAGGCCAAGCTTGCCCCCTATTTCGACGCGGGCGTGAAAAAGGTCGTGGTCTCCGCCCCGGTCAAGGATGGCGATACGGCCAATATCGTCTATGGCGTCAATGAAGACACCTATGATCCGGCACGCCACCGCATCGTGACGGCGGCGAGCTGCACCACCAACTGCCTGGCGCCGGTGGTCAAGGTGATCCATGAAAACCTGGGTATCCGGCACGGCTCCATCACCACAATCCACGATGTCACCAATACCCAGACTATCGTCGACCGCCCCGCCAAGGATCTGCGCCGGGCGCGCTCGGCGCTGAATTCGCTGATCCCGACAACCACCGGCAGCGCCACGGCAATTACCCTGATCTATCCTGAACTGACCGGGCGCCTCAATGGCCATGCGGTGCGGGTGCCGCTGCTGAATGCCTCGCTCACCGACTGCGTTTTCGAGGTGGAGCGTGAAACCACCGCCGAAGAGGTCAACGCTCTGTTCAAGGCCGCCGCCGAAGGGGAGCTGGAGGGCATCCTTGGCTATGAGACCCGCCCGCTGGTCTCGACCGATTACACCAATGATAAGCGCTCTTCGATCGTGGATGCGCCTTCGACCATGGTGATCAATGGCACCCAGGTGAAAGTTTATGCCTGGTATGACAATGAAATGGGCTACGCTTGGCGGCTTGTCGATGTGGCCCTGATGGTCGGAGCCTCACTGTGA
- the arsJ gene encoding organoarsenical effux MFS transporter ArsJ, with the protein MNHRPEGLSAYIAVTAAYWAFMLTDGALRMLVLLHFHTLGFSPVQLAYLFVLYEIAGMVTNLSAGWIAARFGLAATLYAGLALQIVALGALTQLDPDWAIGASVVFVMCVQGISGVAKDLAKMSSKSAVKLLAPSANGGLFRWVAVLTGSKNAVKGLGFLLGAALLATLGFSWSIMAMAMVLALVFAAIVMLMPPGLPTGRKGAKFSEVFSKSANVNWLSAARVFLFGARDVWFVVGIPIYFYAVLSDGSEAGNRAAFFMIGTFMAVWIILYGAVQAAAPWLLGAAKRPEGALIRAARGWALALFTVPAALTLAVWMSPTPQPWLTAVLVLGLLAFGALFAVNSSLHSYLILAFTKAERVTMDVGFYYMANAGGRLTGTLLSGLTYQVGGLALVLGTAALMVALSALAAGKLHVEGAEVMP; encoded by the coding sequence GTGAACCATCGCCCCGAGGGTCTGTCGGCCTATATCGCGGTGACGGCGGCCTATTGGGCCTTCATGCTCACCGATGGGGCGCTGCGGATGCTGGTCCTGTTGCATTTCCACACGCTGGGGTTCTCTCCGGTGCAGCTGGCCTATCTCTTTGTCCTTTATGAGATCGCCGGGATGGTGACGAACCTTTCGGCGGGCTGGATCGCGGCGCGCTTCGGACTGGCGGCGACGCTTTATGCCGGGCTGGCGTTGCAGATCGTGGCGCTGGGCGCGCTGACGCAGCTTGATCCAGACTGGGCCATTGGTGCCTCGGTTGTCTTCGTGATGTGTGTGCAAGGGATTTCGGGCGTGGCCAAGGATCTGGCCAAGATGTCGTCGAAATCGGCGGTGAAGCTCTTGGCGCCCTCGGCAAACGGCGGATTGTTCCGTTGGGTGGCGGTGCTGACCGGATCGAAGAACGCGGTGAAGGGGCTGGGCTTCCTGCTCGGTGCGGCGCTGCTGGCGACGCTTGGGTTTAGCTGGTCGATCATGGCCATGGCCATGGTTCTGGCGCTGGTCTTTGCCGCCATCGTGATGCTGATGCCACCGGGACTACCGACCGGGCGCAAGGGCGCGAAGTTTTCCGAGGTGTTCTCGAAATCCGCCAATGTGAACTGGCTGTCGGCGGCGCGGGTGTTCCTGTTCGGCGCGCGCGATGTCTGGTTCGTGGTGGGCATCCCGATCTATTTTTACGCGGTGCTGTCGGATGGATCCGAGGCGGGTAACCGCGCGGCCTTCTTCATGATCGGCACATTCATGGCGGTGTGGATCATCCTCTATGGTGCGGTGCAAGCCGCTGCACCGTGGCTGCTGGGCGCAGCCAAACGGCCCGAGGGCGCCTTGATCCGCGCCGCGCGCGGCTGGGCGCTGGCGCTTTTTACCGTGCCTGCGGCGCTGACCCTTGCGGTCTGGATGTCGCCGACGCCGCAGCCCTGGCTGACGGCGGTTCTTGTCCTTGGCCTTCTGGCCTTTGGCGCGCTGTTCGCGGTGAACTCTTCGCTGCATTCCTACCTGATCCTGGCCTTCACCAAGGCCGAGCGGGTCACGATGGATGTGGGTTTTTATTACATGGCAAATGCGGGCGGCCGCCTGACTGGTACGCTCTTGTCCGGGCTGACCTATCAGGTTGGCGGGCTCGCGCTTGTTCTGGGGACGGCGGCACTTATGGTGGCGCTGTCGGCGCTTGCCGCGGGCAAGCTGCACGTTGAAGGCGCGGAGGTCATGCCATGA
- the arsB gene encoding ACR3 family arsenite efflux transporter, with the protein MSIFERYLSVWVALAMVAGIVIGNIAPALVQMIAAAELARVNLVVAVLIWAMVYPMMVGVDPAAVKDAFKQPRGLGITLVVNWLIKPFTMALLGLLFFEGIFADLVSPEDAQQYIAGLILLGAAPCTAMVFVWSQLTRGDENYTLLQVSLNDVVMVFAFAPIVAFLLGVTDIEVPWETLVLSVVLFVLLPLLAGIWTRKRLGSAARIEGFQAHVKPWSVIGLIATVTILFGLQGQVILDRPEVIALIAVPILIQSYGIFALAYGAAFALKVPHRIAAPCALIGTSNFFELAVAVAISLFGLNSGAALATVVGVLVEVPVMLSLVAFANRTRSRFPGNG; encoded by the coding sequence ATGAGCATCTTTGAAAGATATCTGAGCGTCTGGGTCGCGCTGGCCATGGTGGCGGGTATCGTCATCGGCAATATCGCACCGGCGCTGGTGCAGATGATCGCGGCGGCGGAACTGGCGCGGGTCAATCTGGTGGTTGCAGTGCTGATCTGGGCGATGGTCTATCCGATGATGGTCGGCGTCGATCCCGCCGCGGTGAAGGATGCTTTCAAACAGCCGCGGGGTCTGGGCATCACGCTGGTGGTCAACTGGTTGATCAAACCCTTCACCATGGCGCTGTTGGGGCTGTTGTTCTTCGAAGGCATCTTTGCCGATCTGGTATCGCCCGAGGATGCGCAACAGTACATTGCCGGTCTGATTCTTCTGGGCGCGGCGCCCTGCACGGCTATGGTCTTTGTCTGGTCGCAGCTGACGCGGGGGGATGAGAATTACACCCTGCTGCAGGTGTCGCTGAATGATGTGGTGATGGTCTTTGCCTTTGCGCCCATCGTCGCCTTCCTGCTGGGCGTCACAGATATCGAAGTGCCCTGGGAAACGCTGGTTCTGTCGGTGGTCCTCTTTGTGCTGCTGCCGCTATTGGCCGGGATCTGGACCCGGAAAAGGCTGGGCAGCGCGGCGCGGATTGAGGGCTTTCAGGCCCACGTTAAACCCTGGTCGGTGATCGGGTTGATCGCGACGGTGACGATCCTGTTCGGCCTGCAGGGGCAGGTGATCCTGGACCGGCCCGAGGTTATCGCGCTGATCGCGGTGCCCATTCTGATCCAGTCCTACGGGATCTTCGCGCTAGCCTATGGCGCGGCCTTCGCGCTGAAGGTGCCGCATCGGATCGCCGCGCCTTGCGCGCTGATCGGGACCTCGAATTTCTTTGAGCTGGCCGTCGCGGTTGCGATCTCGCTGTTCGGGCTGAATTCCGGCGCCGCGCTGGCCACCGTGGTCGGTGTGCTGGTGGAGGTGCCGGTGATGCTGTCGCTGGTGGCCTTTGCCAACCGGACCCGCAGCCGGTTTCCCGGCAACGGGTGA
- a CDS encoding TauD/TfdA family dioxygenase, which yields MTYTVIRAARTGSQIDAPAIAAVRDHLSRDGWALLRGFDVDMAAFSALTAELCSTITFDPAREFSERNTQMVDAGLGPIGLHIENGNTPVCPDIVAFYSAKAAFEGSQTTICDGRDVLASMSEAQRARWSQPMTVSRKLPELLWKRYLANEHPAISEPEEVTEEHILQFKAAIPNQDFDMHEDGSLTYHITLNPVRPSALSGAAGFANAVLGPSHNYEPPVYRLADGSLVSAEEIEELRELAEGSTTEINWQDGDIAVLDNTRIMHGRRAIKDQDRQLFIGMGRV from the coding sequence ATGACCTATACTGTGATCCGCGCCGCGCGCACCGGCAGCCAGATCGACGCCCCCGCCATTGCCGCCGTCCGCGACCATCTGAGCCGCGACGGCTGGGCGCTGCTGCGGGGCTTTGACGTCGACATGGCCGCCTTCAGCGCCCTGACAGCCGAGCTGTGCAGCACCATCACCTTTGACCCCGCGCGGGAATTTTCCGAGCGCAACACCCAGATGGTGGATGCCGGGCTTGGCCCGATCGGGTTGCATATCGAAAACGGCAACACCCCGGTCTGCCCCGATATCGTTGCCTTCTACTCCGCCAAGGCCGCCTTTGAAGGCTCGCAAACCACGATCTGCGACGGGCGCGATGTGCTGGCCAGCATGTCGGAGGCGCAGCGCGCGCGCTGGAGCCAGCCGATGACCGTCTCGCGCAAGTTGCCGGAACTTTTGTGGAAACGCTACCTGGCCAATGAACACCCCGCAATCTCGGAGCCTGAAGAGGTGACCGAAGAGCATATCCTGCAATTCAAGGCAGCGATCCCGAACCAGGATTTCGACATGCACGAGGATGGCTCGCTCACCTATCATATCACGCTGAACCCGGTGCGGCCCTCGGCCCTGTCCGGCGCTGCGGGCTTTGCCAATGCGGTTCTGGGCCCGTCGCACAATTACGAGCCGCCTGTCTACCGGCTGGCAGATGGCAGCCTGGTCAGCGCCGAAGAGATCGAGGAGCTGCGCGAACTGGCCGAAGGCAGCACCACCGAGATCAACTGGCAGGACGGCGATATCGCTGTGCTCGACAATACCCGCATCATGCACGGGCGCCGGGCAATCAAGGATCAGGATCGCCAGCTGTTCATCGGCATGGGCCGGGTCTGA
- a CDS encoding tripartite tricarboxylate transporter permease: MFEGIMIGLSSAFSLTNLMMVIGGCLIGTFIGMLPGLGPMSIISIMIPVAITIGDPSAALILLAGVYYGAIFGGSTSSILINAPGVASTVATSFDGYPLARQGKAGKALTVAAISSFCGGSIGAVLLMIFAPALATVALLFHSAEYFALMVVGLSAIAAFAGTGQVVKALLMTLLGLIMATVGEGALFNMPRFTMGIMDLQSGFGFITLAMAMFALPEALYLVLDPSRSKTEGGSSEIKELRITRDEARAIAPVIGRQSIQGFLIGVLPGAGATIASFLGYAVERNIAPKEEQEQFGKGSVKGLAAPESANNAACTGSFVPLLTLGIPGSGTTAILLGALIALNVSPGPRLMIDEPQIFWAVIISMYVGNLVLLVLNLPLIPYIAKVLAVPRNYLIPFILFFTLMGAYIGQNNATELLILVGLGICATVLRFADYPLAPLLIGFILGSMLEDNFARAMQLYDGLGFLLDRPMTLALLVLAGLLVLLPSYRARRARLRQAGVSDGD; this comes from the coding sequence ATGTTCGAAGGTATCATGATTGGCCTTTCCAGCGCCTTTTCCCTGACGAACCTGATGATGGTGATCGGCGGCTGTCTGATCGGCACATTCATCGGCATGCTGCCGGGCCTAGGCCCGATGAGCATTATCTCCATCATGATCCCGGTGGCGATCACCATCGGCGACCCTTCTGCGGCGCTGATCCTTCTGGCCGGGGTCTATTATGGCGCGATCTTTGGCGGCTCGACCTCGTCGATCCTGATCAATGCGCCGGGGGTTGCTTCGACCGTGGCGACTTCGTTTGACGGCTATCCGTTGGCGCGGCAGGGCAAGGCCGGCAAGGCGCTGACGGTGGCGGCGATCTCGTCCTTCTGCGGAGGCAGCATCGGCGCGGTGCTGTTGATGATCTTTGCGCCCGCGCTGGCAACCGTGGCGCTGCTGTTCCATTCCGCAGAGTATTTTGCGCTGATGGTGGTGGGGCTGTCGGCCATCGCGGCCTTTGCCGGAACCGGGCAGGTGGTGAAGGCGCTGCTGATGACGTTGTTGGGGCTGATCATGGCCACCGTGGGCGAGGGCGCGTTGTTCAACATGCCGCGTTTCACCATGGGGATCATGGATCTGCAGTCCGGCTTTGGCTTTATCACGCTTGCCATGGCGATGTTCGCCCTGCCGGAGGCGCTGTATCTGGTGCTGGATCCCAGCCGGTCCAAGACGGAGGGCGGCAGCAGCGAGATCAAGGAGCTGCGCATCACGCGGGACGAGGCGCGCGCGATTGCCCCGGTGATCGGTCGCCAATCGATCCAAGGGTTTTTGATCGGGGTATTGCCTGGGGCTGGGGCCACGATTGCGTCCTTCCTGGGCTACGCGGTGGAGCGCAATATTGCGCCCAAGGAGGAGCAGGAGCAGTTCGGCAAGGGCTCGGTCAAGGGGCTGGCCGCACCGGAAAGCGCCAATAACGCGGCCTGCACCGGATCCTTCGTGCCGCTGCTGACGCTGGGCATTCCCGGATCGGGCACCACGGCGATCCTCTTGGGTGCGCTCATCGCGCTCAATGTCTCGCCCGGGCCGCGCCTGATGATCGACGAGCCGCAGATCTTTTGGGCGGTGATCATCTCCATGTATGTGGGCAATCTGGTGCTCTTGGTGCTGAACCTGCCGCTGATTCCATACATTGCCAAGGTGCTGGCGGTGCCGCGCAACTACCTGATCCCCTTCATCCTGTTCTTCACCTTGATGGGGGCCTACATCGGGCAGAACAATGCGACCGAACTGCTTATCCTTGTCGGTCTTGGTATCTGCGCCACGGTGCTGCGGTTCGCCGACTACCCGCTGGCACCTTTGCTGATCGGCTTCATCCTTGGCTCGATGCTGGAGGACAACTTTGCCCGCGCGATGCAGCTTTATGACGGGCTGGGCTTCCTGCTGGACCGGCCGATGACGCTGGCGCTTCTGGTGCTGGCGGGGCTTCTGGTGCTGTTGCCAAGCTATCGCGCGCGCCGGGCACGGCTGCGGCAGGCAGGGGTGTCCGACGGCGACTGA
- a CDS encoding helix-turn-helix domain-containing protein, whose protein sequence is MEKEIPSRLTTLGHPQRLAIFRLLMRRYPDRMPAGEIAGALDLKASTLSTYLSALMQAGLVTQERAGTSLLYTVDMSAVQQTFDYLMLDCCRGRPDLCLPAATSPQTGHTAMTARKYNVLFICTGNSARSIFAESILRDRASDRFNVYSAGTRPQSDLNPFAVEVLQSKGHDTAHLRAKNTAEFTGPDAPQMDFVFTVCNQAANEECPAWDGQPISGHWGMPDPVKAEGTDAEKSLAFHQAYGALKRRIEAFTALPIETLDRIALQHAVDDIASQAQEDTQ, encoded by the coding sequence ATGGAAAAAGAGATTCCCTCCCGCCTGACCACGCTAGGCCATCCACAGCGACTGGCCATTTTCCGGCTGCTGATGCGGCGCTATCCGGACCGGATGCCCGCAGGTGAAATCGCCGGGGCGCTGGATCTGAAGGCCAGCACCCTTTCCACCTATCTGTCTGCGCTGATGCAGGCGGGGTTGGTGACGCAGGAACGGGCCGGGACCTCGCTGCTCTACACCGTCGATATGTCAGCGGTGCAACAGACCTTTGACTATCTGATGCTCGATTGTTGCCGCGGGCGTCCGGACCTTTGCCTGCCCGCCGCCACTTCCCCCCAAACAGGACACACCGCCATGACCGCGCGCAAATACAACGTGTTATTCATTTGCACCGGAAATTCCGCCCGCTCGATCTTTGCCGAAAGCATCCTGCGCGATCGCGCTTCGGATCGCTTCAACGTCTACTCCGCCGGAACCCGGCCCCAGTCAGACCTGAACCCCTTTGCGGTGGAGGTGCTGCAATCCAAGGGGCATGACACCGCGCATCTGCGGGCCAAGAATACGGCCGAGTTCACGGGACCGGATGCGCCGCAGATGGATTTCGTTTTTACCGTCTGCAATCAGGCCGCCAATGAGGAATGCCCTGCCTGGGACGGTCAGCCGATCAGTGGCCACTGGGGCATGCCGGACCCGGTCAAGGCCGAGGGCACCGATGCCGAAAAAAGCCTCGCCTTTCATCAGGCCTATGGCGCGCTGAAACGCCGGATCGAGGCCTTTACGGCGCTGCCCATCGAAACACTGGACCGCATCGCCCTGCAACACGCGGTGGATGATATCGCCAGCCAAGCACAGGAAGACACCCAATGA
- a CDS encoding SDR family NAD(P)-dependent oxidoreductase: MTQKKTVLITGAGSGIGRALTMEAARLGHVPLITGRNRHKLEDTATLAGLPESAILPADVTLAEDRARLVVQVGGRLDILINNAGCLTVGRLTDLGDAQLQAMTDTNLMAPIALTRDLLPALRAGQGRVANIGSVFGDIAYPYFAAYSATKFGLRGFSDALRRELSGSGVGVTYIAPRAARTAAESEFGALIEPLDMTLDSAERVATEAWEAIRKGKRESFPRGKERFFVKVQRLFPQLVDRSVGAQARAEKTIAALDSLRRV; encoded by the coding sequence ATGACCCAGAAAAAGACCGTTCTCATCACCGGCGCGGGATCCGGCATCGGCCGGGCGCTGACGATGGAGGCCGCACGCCTCGGCCATGTGCCGCTGATCACCGGACGCAATCGGCACAAGCTGGAAGATACCGCCACGCTCGCAGGATTGCCTGAGAGCGCCATCCTGCCCGCAGACGTGACCCTTGCTGAGGATCGCGCAAGGCTGGTGGTGCAGGTCGGTGGGCGGCTTGATATCCTGATCAACAATGCCGGCTGCCTGACCGTCGGACGGCTGACGGATCTTGGCGACGCTCAGCTGCAGGCGATGACCGACACCAACCTGATGGCCCCGATCGCGCTGACCCGGGACCTGTTGCCCGCGCTACGCGCAGGTCAGGGACGCGTGGCAAACATCGGCTCTGTCTTCGGCGATATCGCCTACCCCTATTTCGCGGCCTATTCGGCGACGAAGTTCGGTCTGCGGGGCTTTTCTGACGCGCTGCGGCGCGAATTGTCTGGCAGCGGCGTTGGCGTCACCTACATCGCCCCGCGCGCCGCCCGCACCGCCGCCGAAAGCGAATTCGGCGCCCTAATCGAACCGCTGGACATGACGCTCGACAGCGCGGAACGGGTGGCTACAGAAGCCTGGGAGGCAATCCGCAAAGGCAAACGCGAGAGCTTTCCCCGCGGCAAAGAGCGGTTCTTTGTCAAAGTCCAGCGGCTGTTCCCGCAGCTGGTCGACCGCTCTGTCGGGGCTCAGGCCCGCGCCGAGAAAACCATCGCCGCCCTGGACAGCCTGCGCCGCGTCTAG